Genomic segment of Paenibacillus sp. FSL R5-0912:
CCCGATGCCGCCTTCACTGTGGGGCTACAACGATGCTGTGAAGGATTATGAATATGATCTGGACAAAGCGAAGGCGCTGCTGGCGGAAGCCGGTTACCCTGACGGTCTGCCGGATACAGTAACCCTGTACGCTATGCCGGTATCCCGGCCTTACATGCCTGACGGCAAGAAGGTTGCGGAAGCCATTCAGGCGGACTGGGAGACAATTGGCGTGAAGACTGTAATTGAATCCCCGGAATGGGCGACTTATCTGGATGACACCAAAGCTGGCGAGAAAGATGATATCTACATGCTCGGCTGGACTGGCGATAATGGTGACCCGGACAACTTCCTATATACGCTGCTCGACAAGGATGCTATCCCAGGCAACAACCGTACCTTCTATGTGAATGAAGAACTGCACACGATCCTGATCAATGCACAGAAGGAGACGGATCAGGCGAAACGTTCCGACCTGTACAAACAGGCTCAGGAAATCATCAAAGCGGATGCACCGTGGATCCCGCTTGTGCACACTACACCGCTGCTGGCTGCGAAGGCCAATCTGAAAGGATTCGTTCCAGGCCCTACAGGTACGGAATATTACAGCGAAATTTACTTCGAATAGTATGCTCCATAAGCATTTCCTTGCCGCCGCGTGCCTGCTGCGGCAAGTTATGCTTAAGGACCACTGGAAGGTGAGCCAACTTGAACTCCTACCTATTAAAACGTGTCATGGTTTTATTCCCTGTGCTGATCGGAATGACGATTATCGTCTTCTCCATTATTCACGCCATTCCGGGTGATCCGGCAGAAACCATTCTGGGCCAAAAGGCAACCGAGCAGTCCAAACAAGCGCTGCGCGAGCAGTTGGGTCTAGATAAGCCTTGGCTGCAGCAATACTTCAACTATATGGGAGATTTGGTGCAGGGCGATCTGGGAACCTCAATCCGGACCAAAACACCGATTGCCAAAGAAATTATGCCTTATCTGGCGGCAACGCTGGAGCTTACCGCAGCGAGTATGCTGTTCGCTACCATTGTAGGAGTGAACGCCGGTATTCTAAGTGCCTGGCGGCAGAATTCCTGGTTTGATTATACCGCGATGATTATAGCGCTCATTGGCGTGTCCATGCCGATCTTCTGGCTGGGGCTGATGGAGCAGATGTTATTCGCGCTGAAGCTGCACTGGCTGCCCTCTATAGGCAGGATGGATCAGCGGAATCCCGTGGAGAGTATTACCAATCTATATGTGATCGACACGATACTGGCAGGAGACTGGCGCCAGCTGTGGACGGTCATCAAGCATCTGATCCTGCCAAGCATAGCACTGGGCACCATTCCGATGGCAATTATTGCCCGGATGACCCGTTCGAGCATGCTGGAGGTCATGAACTCTGACTATATCCGTACGGCAAAGGCCAAAGGGTTGTCGCAATTCCTTGTCGTATATAAGCATGCTCTAAAGAATGCACTGATTCCCGTGCTGACCGTAGTAGGTTTGCAGACAGGTGCACTTCTCGGCGGTGCAGTGCTGACAGAGACAATCTTTGCCTGGCCCGGCGTGGGAAGATATATATTTGAGGCGATCAGCTCACGCGACTATCCGGTAATCCAGACCGGAATCCTGATCATTGCTTTTATCTTCGTGTTCATTAATCTGCTGGTGGATCTGCTCTATGCCGTCATTGATCCGCGCATCAACTACAAGTGAGGGGTGAACCTATGGGACAGGCATCAATTCAAGTAACGCCCCCGGCTGTACCTGCTGACAAGGTTTCCGGGCCTTGGCGGGATGCGTGGAAGGCTTTCCGTAAGAATAAGACGGCGATGCTCGGCCTTGGCATCATTGTGTTTTTTGTGCTGATTGCCCTGCTGGCACCCGTAATCGCACCTTACGGCTTCAAGGAGCAGGAGCTGGTCAACCGGCTCAAAGCGCCGTCTGCCGACCACTGGTTCGGCACGGATGATCTGGGAAGAGATATGTTCACCCGCATACTATACGGTGCCCGGATCTCCCTCTGGGTCGGCTTTTTCTCGGTTATCGGCTCGATTGTTGTCGGTACGTTTCTG
This window contains:
- a CDS encoding ABC transporter permease translates to MNSYLLKRVMVLFPVLIGMTIIVFSIIHAIPGDPAETILGQKATEQSKQALREQLGLDKPWLQQYFNYMGDLVQGDLGTSIRTKTPIAKEIMPYLAATLELTAASMLFATIVGVNAGILSAWRQNSWFDYTAMIIALIGVSMPIFWLGLMEQMLFALKLHWLPSIGRMDQRNPVESITNLYVIDTILAGDWRQLWTVIKHLILPSIALGTIPMAIIARMTRSSMLEVMNSDYIRTAKAKGLSQFLVVYKHALKNALIPVLTVVGLQTGALLGGAVLTETIFAWPGVGRYIFEAISSRDYPVIQTGILIIAFIFVFINLLVDLLYAVIDPRINYK